From Novosphingobium sp. MMS21-SN21R, the proteins below share one genomic window:
- a CDS encoding aromatic ring-hydroxylating dioxygenase subunit alpha, which produces MEQPVYRPFDLGTGPMMPDAFIMETGQVDLSVYTSQERFDAEREIFGRVWLNIAETSEIPNAGDWIVRDVKVRSSSILIVRGKDMVVRAFHNICSHRGMKLVWDDKGRGGKFSCPYHAWMFDSAGDLLHIPDEGCFPHVDKQASGLTPVRCDSWEGMIFVNLDAQGTQSLADFLGPVAERLKDVPFGSYPYTARVGSMIDANWKLAIEAQCEAYHVRALHSRTVSKMLSSAENPFVHPLHTEFLGAHRMNSVPRNPEFALSPEKLVQAFSFMNAQQMVIADTGAQDKPEETFASHPDINPIRSNLWGNDQYVLYPHFIFHMSLGGWWLHRFWPIAPDKCYWEAVYHFERPQSLRNQFAVQYSLALNRDTLMEDNLALVQQQEVMESGAKKIVQFGEQEALCKHLAAVSEAAANDAEAARTAAQ; this is translated from the coding sequence ATGGAACAGCCGGTTTATCGACCGTTCGACCTTGGCACCGGCCCCATGATGCCGGACGCGTTCATCATGGAAACCGGCCAGGTCGATCTCTCCGTCTACACTTCGCAGGAGCGTTTCGACGCCGAACGCGAGATTTTCGGCCGGGTCTGGCTCAACATCGCCGAAACATCGGAAATCCCCAATGCGGGCGACTGGATCGTTCGTGATGTGAAAGTGCGCTCCTCGTCCATCCTGATCGTGCGCGGCAAAGATATGGTCGTCCGCGCCTTTCACAACATCTGCTCGCACCGCGGGATGAAGCTGGTGTGGGACGACAAAGGCCGGGGCGGCAAGTTTTCATGCCCCTATCACGCGTGGATGTTCGATTCGGCGGGCGACCTCCTCCACATTCCCGATGAAGGCTGCTTCCCCCACGTCGACAAGCAGGCAAGCGGCCTCACCCCGGTGCGGTGCGACAGCTGGGAGGGGATGATCTTCGTCAACCTCGATGCCCAGGGCACGCAATCGCTTGCCGACTTCCTCGGCCCGGTGGCTGAGCGGCTGAAGGACGTGCCGTTCGGCAGCTATCCCTATACCGCGCGCGTCGGATCGATGATCGATGCCAACTGGAAGCTGGCAATCGAGGCGCAGTGCGAGGCTTATCACGTGCGCGCGCTCCATTCGCGCACGGTTTCCAAGATGCTGTCCTCGGCGGAAAACCCCTTTGTCCACCCGCTGCATACCGAATTTCTCGGCGCGCACCGGATGAACTCGGTCCCGCGCAATCCGGAATTCGCGCTGTCGCCCGAGAAGCTGGTGCAGGCGTTCTCGTTCATGAACGCGCAGCAGATGGTGATCGCCGACACCGGCGCGCAGGACAAACCGGAAGAGACTTTCGCCAGCCATCCCGACATCAATCCGATCCGGTCGAACCTCTGGGGCAACGACCAGTATGTGCTTTACCCGCACTTCATCTTCCACATGTCATTGGGCGGCTGGTGGCTGCACCGCTTCTGGCCGATTGCGCCGGACAAGTGCTATTGGGAAGCGGTCTACCATTTCGAGCGCCCGCAATCCTTGCGCAACCAGTTCGCGGTGCAATATTCGCTCGCGCTCAACCGCGATACGCTGATGGAAGACAACCTCGCGCTGGTCCAGCAGCAGGAAGTCATGGAAAGCGGGGCGAAGAAGATCGTCCAGTTCGGCGAACAGGAAGCATTGTGCAAGCATCTGGCCGCCGTGTCCGAAGCCGCCGCGAACGACGCCGAGGCCGCGCGGACCGCCGCGCAATAA
- a CDS encoding cytochrome c oxidase subunit 3, which translates to MNGADSDTPNLSGHVPGEPGLWVLIFGDLLVFGVLFVTYAVEFATNGAAVHLSQIKLDRGLGLANTALLLTSSWCIAHAVIAARKGLPHVRRFIWAATALGVGFVGVKVAEWSHHIGNGDTLNSSSFFTFYFMYTGIHLLHVLIGLGVLTWLGLRCAPDGRWPGSFATLEGSAVFWHLVDLLWVMIFALIYLLR; encoded by the coding sequence TTGAACGGCGCTGACAGCGATACGCCTAACCTCTCCGGGCATGTGCCCGGAGAGCCTGGCCTGTGGGTGCTGATTTTCGGAGACCTGCTGGTCTTCGGCGTGCTGTTCGTAACTTATGCCGTTGAGTTTGCGACCAACGGCGCGGCGGTTCACCTGTCGCAGATCAAGCTCGATCGCGGGCTTGGCCTTGCCAATACGGCGCTGCTGCTGACGAGTTCGTGGTGCATTGCGCACGCCGTCATCGCGGCGCGAAAAGGTCTGCCCCATGTTCGGCGGTTTATCTGGGCCGCGACGGCACTCGGCGTAGGCTTCGTCGGCGTGAAGGTTGCCGAATGGAGCCACCACATCGGCAATGGCGATACGCTCAACAGCAGCAGCTTTTTCACGTTCTATTTCATGTACACCGGGATTCACCTGCTGCACGTGCTGATCGGACTTGGCGTGCTGACCTGGCTTGGCCTGCGCTGCGCGCCCGATGGCCGCTGGCCGGGATCTTTCGCCACGCTGGAGGGCAGCGCAGTGTTCTGGCACCTCGTGGACTTGCTCTGGGTGATGATCTTCGCGCTCATCTACCTGCTGCGATAG
- a CDS encoding TonB-dependent receptor, producing MRISTYNRILLSTVAPVAAFAISGAAHAQAAQTATQTESEASSGGIADIVVTARRQSENLQTVPVAVTALSTEKLEERQVLQVTDLARTAPSLSIGTGGTGPATIVYLAIRGQAQNSPNSYSDAAVGIYIDGVYVGRPMVGNLGFLDAAGAEVLRGPQGTLFGRNTTGGALNLTTQQPKLDVTEGYMKVGFGNYSQKAIEGVVNLPLTDELGVRLAGRYNDRNGYFPNLSTGGANGGIKGEYYARGSLKWAPSSVPLTLNLSGDYMNYRDTGNPVAVSAINPAGPMASFYGISQGVRAGLIPGNAPIPLSATFSVPASTFANFSKGPIGPITQYLNTEFATAAQQATLLSRDWRVNYSAPFTGVKAIDDSGTFNEAYSLSGNLSVDVGDLTVKSITGYRNSNTTSNLDLLGTNTGAGAFVSRYKQHQFSEELQISGKTGNLQYIFGGIYFREAGTEQSSSSIFYGTPIATGGDNTFGSFVSTSKGLFAQLYYNVSDSVRLTGGLRYTWDTREIDRQGTTPFIPRPGQVLTCQAGVNAGKPTPNGAAAPNSGCHDRASASFKYPAWTAGIDVKLSPDIFVYAKTSGASNSGGFNARPVPPPYSSSFKPEAVRDVEAGIKGEFFDRHLRTNLAVFHAWQSDVQRIINATFVDATGATRLTQFVTNAGKAKTYGFEFEGTVIPYQGLEIGGSVAYLHARYVAGSRFESQIVNGATVQVDRSGEPITQAPKWTANVSATQTIEMESGDLKLHADYSYIGSRYFDFFTTGDPKQAAAVAIANEASRVRAYGLVNLQASFTFKEPAIELTVWGRNVGNKANFTNVFNSYTGLGATVQFQGAPRTYGATVKYSF from the coding sequence ATGAGGATTTCAACGTACAATCGGATTCTGCTGTCGACGGTTGCACCGGTCGCGGCGTTTGCGATTTCCGGCGCGGCACACGCGCAGGCAGCCCAGACCGCCACGCAGACGGAAAGCGAAGCATCGTCGGGCGGCATCGCCGACATCGTCGTGACCGCACGCCGTCAGAGCGAAAATCTCCAGACCGTCCCGGTCGCGGTTACCGCACTGAGCACCGAAAAGCTTGAAGAGCGCCAGGTTCTGCAGGTCACCGACCTTGCCCGCACCGCGCCAAGCCTTTCGATCGGCACCGGCGGTACCGGCCCGGCCACCATCGTCTACCTCGCCATTCGCGGCCAGGCGCAGAACAGCCCGAACTCCTATTCGGACGCTGCTGTCGGCATCTATATCGACGGCGTCTATGTCGGCCGTCCGATGGTCGGCAACCTCGGCTTCCTCGACGCGGCCGGCGCCGAAGTGCTGCGCGGTCCGCAGGGCACCCTGTTCGGTCGCAACACGACCGGCGGCGCGCTCAACCTGACCACCCAGCAGCCCAAGCTCGATGTGACCGAAGGCTACATGAAGGTCGGCTTCGGCAACTATTCGCAGAAGGCCATCGAAGGCGTCGTCAACCTGCCGCTCACCGATGAGCTGGGTGTGCGTCTTGCCGGTCGTTACAACGATCGCAATGGCTACTTCCCCAACCTGTCGACCGGCGGTGCCAATGGCGGCATCAAGGGTGAATACTACGCTCGTGGCTCGCTCAAGTGGGCGCCAAGCTCGGTTCCGCTGACGCTGAATCTGTCGGGCGATTACATGAACTATCGCGACACCGGCAACCCGGTTGCGGTTTCGGCGATCAACCCCGCCGGTCCGATGGCCTCGTTCTACGGTATCTCGCAGGGCGTTCGCGCCGGGCTCATTCCGGGCAATGCGCCGATCCCGCTTTCGGCAACCTTCTCGGTTCCTGCATCGACCTTCGCGAACTTCTCGAAGGGTCCGATCGGCCCGATCACCCAGTATCTCAACACCGAGTTTGCGACCGCTGCCCAGCAGGCAACGCTGCTTTCGCGCGATTGGCGGGTCAACTACTCCGCGCCGTTCACCGGCGTGAAGGCGATCGACGACAGCGGCACCTTTAACGAGGCTTACTCGCTCTCGGGCAATCTCTCGGTTGATGTGGGCGATCTGACCGTCAAGTCGATCACCGGCTATCGTAACTCGAACACCACCAGCAACCTCGACCTGCTGGGCACCAACACCGGTGCAGGCGCGTTCGTCAGCCGCTACAAGCAGCACCAGTTCAGCGAAGAACTGCAGATCTCGGGCAAGACCGGAAATCTCCAGTACATCTTCGGCGGCATCTATTTCCGTGAAGCTGGTACCGAGCAGTCATCATCGTCGATCTTCTACGGGACGCCGATTGCAACCGGCGGCGACAACACCTTTGGTTCGTTCGTATCGACCTCGAAGGGTCTGTTTGCGCAGCTCTACTACAACGTGTCCGACTCCGTTCGCCTCACCGGCGGTCTGCGCTACACGTGGGATACGCGTGAAATCGATCGCCAGGGCACCACGCCGTTCATCCCCCGTCCCGGCCAGGTGCTCACCTGTCAGGCTGGTGTGAACGCAGGCAAGCCGACACCAAACGGTGCTGCTGCTCCGAACAGCGGTTGCCATGATCGTGCATCGGCCAGCTTCAAGTACCCTGCATGGACCGCAGGCATCGACGTGAAGCTGTCGCCCGACATCTTCGTTTATGCCAAGACCAGCGGCGCTTCGAACTCGGGCGGTTTCAATGCCCGTCCGGTGCCGCCGCCGTATTCCAGCTCGTTCAAGCCGGAAGCCGTTCGCGACGTCGAAGCCGGTATCAAGGGTGAGTTCTTTGATCGCCACCTGCGTACCAACCTCGCCGTGTTCCATGCATGGCAGTCGGACGTGCAGCGCATCATCAACGCCACGTTCGTCGATGCGACCGGTGCCACGCGCCTGACCCAGTTCGTGACCAACGCCGGCAAGGCCAAGACCTACGGCTTCGAATTCGAAGGCACGGTCATCCCGTATCAGGGTCTGGAAATCGGCGGCAGCGTCGCTTACCTGCACGCCCGCTATGTGGCTGGCAGCCGCTTCGAATCGCAGATCGTGAACGGTGCTACGGTTCAGGTCGACCGCTCGGGTGAACCCATCACCCAGGCGCCGAAGTGGACCGCCAACGTCTCGGCGACGCAGACCATCGAAATGGAAAGCGGCGATCTGAAGCTCCACGCCGACTATTCCTACATCGGTTCGCGTTACTTCGACTTCTTCACGACCGGCGACCCGAAGCAGGCCGCTGCCGTGGCGATCGCCAACGAAGCATCGCGTGTCCGTGCTTATGGCCTGGTCAACCTGCAGGCGAGCTTCACCTTCAAGGAACCCGCCATCGAACTGACCGTCTGGGGCCGCAACGTCGGCAACAAGGCGAACTTCACCAACGTGTTCAACAGCTATACCGGCCTTGGCGCCACCGTGCAGTTCCAGGGTGCCCCGCGCACTTACGGTGCAACGGTCAAGTACAGCTTCTGA
- a CDS encoding TetR/AcrR family transcriptional regulator, with translation MGQRGVTPVPAPNAENGRLRVAAERRDRMRARLLETVLALYQPGRDNAALVIDDVIRAADVSRGTFYKYFQSIEQAVDELGENLTGGMVADFRALFAAESDPAVLAIGGSAMTMLRAWHDPRWGGFTCRVDYVDYFARASALDALVRDALCAARDSGQMRFGSLDVAVDLIVGMTVEARRRLIRAPESPLGYIDEMLACTFAGLGMEPVVFARARNSAFARISEGAGSLLWWSTDLAA, from the coding sequence ATGGGCCAGCGCGGCGTGACGCCAGTTCCTGCGCCGAACGCCGAGAACGGACGCCTGCGCGTGGCTGCCGAGCGCCGCGACAGGATGCGGGCGCGGTTGCTTGAAACCGTGCTCGCACTCTATCAACCGGGCCGTGACAACGCCGCGCTGGTGATCGACGATGTGATCCGTGCGGCTGATGTTTCGCGTGGCACGTTCTACAAGTATTTCCAGTCGATCGAGCAGGCGGTCGATGAATTGGGCGAAAACCTGACGGGCGGCATGGTCGCCGATTTCCGTGCGTTGTTCGCCGCCGAATCCGATCCTGCGGTATTGGCCATCGGCGGCTCTGCGATGACAATGCTGCGCGCATGGCATGACCCGCGCTGGGGCGGGTTCACCTGCCGTGTCGACTATGTCGACTACTTCGCTCGGGCGAGCGCGCTCGACGCGCTGGTCCGCGATGCGCTCTGTGCTGCGCGGGACAGCGGGCAGATGCGCTTTGGCTCGCTCGATGTTGCAGTGGATCTGATCGTCGGGATGACCGTCGAGGCGCGCCGCCGCCTGATCCGCGCGCCTGAAAGTCCGCTTGGCTACATCGACGAAATGCTCGCCTGCACTTTTGCAGGGCTGGGGATGGAACCGGTAGTATTCGCGCGGGCCAGAAATTCCGCCTTTGCCCGCATTTCGGAAGGTGCAGGCAGCTTGCTCTGGTGGTCCACCGATCTCGCTGCCTGA
- a CDS encoding SDR family oxidoreductase gives MDLGIKGKVALVTGGTMGMGRVVAERLGENGAKVVVVARGQAGLDATVAAIAAKGGEAVGVSADLTDLEAYAYIAAEAAKAFAAPDIAIFTPVAPPSGGFDAFDDSDFDEAYANIVKAFRHFARAVVPAMKERRWGRIVTIGSGAAKSPARASVLNFDYVLANVVRPAGLGLSRSLADELGPFGITVNTVAPGFIDTGKAYGAFFEQCAADAGMEFEPFMEAFLRRIPANRFGRPEEVGSLVAFLCSQDAGYIAGQYIVADGGFMQAYH, from the coding sequence ATGGATCTTGGAATCAAAGGCAAAGTGGCGCTGGTCACCGGCGGCACGATGGGCATGGGCAGAGTCGTTGCCGAACGCCTTGGCGAAAATGGCGCCAAGGTGGTGGTCGTCGCGCGCGGGCAGGCGGGGCTTGATGCCACTGTCGCCGCAATTGCGGCGAAGGGCGGAGAGGCCGTCGGCGTTTCTGCCGACCTCACCGATCTCGAAGCCTACGCCTATATCGCCGCAGAGGCGGCCAAGGCCTTCGCCGCGCCGGACATTGCCATCTTCACCCCCGTTGCGCCGCCCTCGGGCGGGTTCGATGCCTTTGATGACAGCGATTTCGACGAGGCTTACGCCAATATCGTCAAGGCCTTCCGCCATTTCGCCCGCGCGGTCGTGCCTGCAATGAAAGAGCGCCGCTGGGGCCGGATCGTGACGATCGGTTCGGGCGCGGCCAAATCGCCCGCGCGCGCCTCGGTGCTCAATTTCGATTACGTGCTCGCCAATGTCGTGCGGCCCGCAGGCCTCGGCCTCAGCCGCAGCCTTGCCGACGAGCTTGGCCCCTTCGGCATCACGGTCAACACCGTGGCGCCGGGTTTCATCGATACCGGCAAGGCCTATGGCGCGTTCTTCGAACAGTGCGCCGCCGATGCGGGCATGGAGTTCGAACCGTTCATGGAAGCGTTCCTGCGCCGCATTCCCGCCAACCGGTTCGGGCGGCCCGAGGAAGTCGGTTCGCTCGTGGCGTTCCTGTGTTCGCAGGATGCGGGCTATATCGCCGGGCAATATATCGTCGCCGATGGCGGCTTCATGCAGGCCTATCATTGA
- a CDS encoding acyl-CoA dehydrogenase family protein: MQSTTDTITRSAVACTTDPVAVAASLIPLLAAHAEACEREGRIQPPVMAALRDAGLFHITAPRRAGGPGGTLLTHVETVAQLAQGCVGTAWAFCLLSGVTGTVLGFPAAVTDIVFRTGDELLCSASAPTATATPVPGGYRVSGKWGYGSGCCHADWALNGVQLLDATGAVSEMAMVFTNLRDPACTVLDDWRVAGMAGSGSNTIVADDLFVSDALILHTSQTPPAEVLLTIPGLEPRDLWPMEALFPLGVLPPMLGAATAILQAVVRAAGARPVVGWTYETQATSQTLSAMIGQSALEIDSAWMHIRRATGMMDVTASQRALTGFDKAQIQADCGFAMGLLRTAGNRLLDVAGPGAFALNNTLQRFWRDLNVGSRHNALSSHLSAELYGRALTGQPSNLRLLPDIGPAPTWASAA, encoded by the coding sequence ATGCAATCGACCACTGACACCATCACCCGCAGCGCCGTGGCATGCACCACGGATCCCGTCGCGGTGGCGGCATCGCTCATCCCGCTGCTCGCCGCCCATGCCGAAGCGTGCGAACGCGAAGGCCGGATTCAGCCGCCAGTGATGGCTGCGCTGCGCGATGCGGGCCTGTTCCACATCACCGCGCCGCGCCGTGCGGGAGGACCGGGCGGAACGCTGCTCACCCATGTCGAAACCGTTGCGCAGCTGGCGCAAGGCTGCGTGGGTACCGCGTGGGCGTTCTGCCTGCTGTCGGGCGTGACCGGCACCGTGCTGGGCTTTCCGGCGGCGGTGACCGACATCGTGTTTCGAACCGGCGACGAACTGCTGTGCAGCGCCTCTGCCCCGACCGCCACGGCAACGCCAGTGCCGGGCGGCTACCGCGTGAGCGGCAAATGGGGTTATGGTTCGGGCTGCTGCCACGCCGATTGGGCGCTCAACGGCGTCCAGCTTCTGGACGCGACGGGCGCGGTCAGCGAGATGGCGATGGTGTTCACCAACTTGCGCGATCCGGCCTGCACCGTTCTTGACGACTGGCGTGTTGCGGGCATGGCGGGATCGGGCAGCAATACCATTGTGGCGGACGACCTGTTCGTGTCCGACGCCTTGATCCTGCACACCTCGCAAACCCCGCCTGCCGAAGTCTTGCTGACCATCCCCGGACTTGAGCCGCGCGATCTGTGGCCGATGGAAGCGCTGTTTCCGCTCGGCGTGCTGCCGCCAATGCTCGGCGCGGCCACCGCGATCCTGCAGGCCGTGGTGCGCGCTGCGGGCGCGCGTCCCGTGGTCGGCTGGACTTACGAGACGCAGGCGACCTCGCAGACACTCAGCGCGATGATCGGCCAGTCGGCGCTGGAAATCGATTCGGCATGGATGCACATCCGCCGCGCCACCGGCATGATGGACGTGACCGCCAGCCAGCGCGCGTTGACCGGGTTCGACAAGGCGCAGATCCAGGCCGATTGCGGCTTTGCGATGGGCCTGCTGCGCACCGCAGGCAACCGTCTGCTTGATGTGGCAGGGCCGGGCGCCTTTGCGCTCAACAATACGCTCCAGCGGTTCTGGCGCGACCTCAACGTCGGCAGCCGCCACAATGCGCTCAGCAGCCATCTGTCCGCCGAACTCTATGGCCGCGCGCTGACCGGCCAACCCTCGAATCTGCGCCTCCTGCCCGATATCGGCCCCGCACCGACATGGGCCAGCGCGGCGTGA
- a CDS encoding SDR family oxidoreductase, with the protein MASLDGKIAVVTGASAGIGEAIARRLAAAGATVVLAARREDRLAALAQELGGKTGYFAIDLAVPDAPQALLDHVTANYGTPDIVVHNAAVLHVGSIEEFDLAHLQPMIAINYESVVRSCYLFARAMKAAGRGHIVNISSLGANITAVGTGIYGGLKRALEMFTDALRIELAGTGVKVGMVAPGTTSTEIFEPMKADGKPAWDTYIPALDPDDIAGAVMFLLEQSPRANAARVHVYSSHEVF; encoded by the coding sequence ATGGCATCGCTTGATGGAAAGATTGCAGTTGTCACCGGCGCTTCTGCCGGAATTGGCGAAGCCATTGCGCGCAGGCTAGCCGCTGCCGGGGCGACGGTGGTGCTGGCCGCGCGGCGCGAAGACCGGCTGGCGGCACTGGCGCAGGAGCTTGGCGGCAAGACTGGCTATTTTGCCATCGACCTCGCGGTCCCCGACGCTCCGCAGGCCTTGCTCGATCATGTTACGGCAAACTACGGCACGCCCGATATCGTGGTCCACAACGCCGCCGTCCTCCACGTGGGTTCCATCGAGGAGTTCGATCTCGCGCACTTGCAGCCGATGATCGCCATCAACTACGAATCGGTGGTGCGCAGTTGTTACCTTTTTGCCCGCGCGATGAAGGCGGCGGGGCGAGGCCATATCGTCAACATTTCCAGCCTTGGCGCCAATATCACCGCAGTGGGCACGGGCATTTACGGCGGGCTGAAGCGCGCGCTCGAGATGTTCACCGACGCATTGCGGATCGAGCTTGCCGGCACCGGCGTGAAAGTCGGCATGGTTGCGCCGGGCACCACCAGCACCGAAATTTTCGAGCCGATGAAAGCCGACGGCAAGCCCGCGTGGGACACGTATATCCCCGCGCTCGACCCCGACGATATTGCGGGCGCGGTGATGTTTCTGCTCGAACAATCACCCCGCGCCAATGCCGCGCGCGTGCACGTCTATTCCTCGCACGAGGTATTCTGA
- a CDS encoding carboxymuconolactone decarboxylase family protein, whose product MTDKWAKGIEVFDAVYGKGSSAMVEAAPRSPYLDETVEHLFGDIWGASALSIRDKRLMVIGATTMLGRADLLEIQIAGAIVNGEITDEQFEEMKLLMLFYAGAGNTTALVRGIDAARKRAADLAAAN is encoded by the coding sequence ATGACCGACAAGTGGGCCAAGGGCATCGAAGTGTTCGACGCCGTCTATGGCAAGGGATCGTCCGCAATGGTCGAAGCCGCGCCGCGCTCGCCCTACCTCGACGAAACGGTCGAGCATCTGTTCGGCGACATCTGGGGGGCAAGCGCGCTGTCGATCCGCGACAAGCGGCTTATGGTGATTGGCGCAACCACTATGCTTGGCCGCGCCGATCTTCTCGAGATCCAGATCGCGGGTGCCATCGTCAACGGCGAGATCACCGACGAGCAATTCGAGGAAATGAAACTGCTCATGCTGTTCTATGCCGGTGCCGGCAATACCACCGCGCTGGTGCGGGGCATTGACGCCGCCCGCAAGCGCGCCGCCGACCTCGCCGCCGCGAACTGA
- a CDS encoding nuclear transport factor 2 family protein, with the protein MAVDRDEALRLGQFWATVSEEHDTDKFQTILHDDFVMWYNFDPQDRTRAEFIETLKAAHAIFQNQKNENARITVTEDGFVLQATMTGMLDGKAITSPYCFIARIKDGLVVRGEEYFDTAQLTKKAGRPGEGMV; encoded by the coding sequence ATGGCGGTCGACCGCGATGAGGCGCTGCGTCTGGGCCAGTTCTGGGCCACAGTGTCCGAGGAACACGATACCGACAAGTTCCAGACCATCCTCCATGACGATTTCGTGATGTGGTACAATTTCGACCCGCAGGACCGGACGCGCGCCGAATTCATCGAGACGCTGAAGGCTGCCCATGCGATTTTCCAGAATCAGAAGAACGAAAACGCCCGCATCACGGTGACCGAGGACGGCTTCGTGCTCCAGGCGACGATGACCGGGATGCTGGACGGCAAAGCCATTACATCGCCCTATTGCTTCATTGCGCGGATCAAGGACGGGCTGGTCGTGCGCGGCGAGGAATACTTCGATACCGCGCAATTGACCAAGAAGGCCGGCAGGCCGGGCGAAGGCATGGTCTGA
- a CDS encoding cytochrome C oxidase subunit IV family protein — protein MTWYSKRLTLFWLVLVAVSVLSFESSLFGSRYAAAIVIVIGLIKASIVGREFMEIRAAPLILRLLFLAWTLILGAALLGVVYGLRP, from the coding sequence ATGACCTGGTATTCTAAACGCCTGACCCTGTTCTGGCTCGTGCTGGTGGCAGTCAGCGTGCTGTCGTTTGAATCGTCGCTGTTCGGATCGCGCTATGCCGCTGCGATCGTGATCGTGATCGGCCTGATCAAGGCGAGCATCGTTGGGCGCGAGTTCATGGAAATCCGCGCCGCGCCGCTGATCCTGCGCTTGCTGTTCCTCGCATGGACCCTCATCCTTGGCGCCGCGCTGCTGGGGGTCGTCTACGGGTTGCGGCCCTGA
- a CDS encoding nuclear transport factor 2 family protein, giving the protein MKAIRFLSTAAGLALITGAGACAESTPKPTFNAPADVAAIKEVEEILATELDIDKVLPHYADDATVLDLFAPGIFRGKAEIRAGFAPQLGAIKSMEKTTPEMIVATNGTFGCAASQVAYNTVMKDGTKFAMNVRVLDAFKKIDGKWRVVQQHLSFPVDPATMNALTNAPIQARTLTWSAQPLAPISTTPEKAKAEIKEFMDVGGASVGLDKLMNYYGPGDDTLLYDAFSPKAVIGKKEIADFYAPIMGSYTGISLTMPMFEVDSDGSFGVQIDTQELTLTMKDGSKRNVALRQSDCMRRVDGKWYSFLEMVSYVTDAKTMKAQITH; this is encoded by the coding sequence ATGAAAGCTATCCGGTTCCTGTCCACGGCGGCAGGCTTGGCCCTGATTACGGGAGCGGGCGCCTGCGCCGAATCGACGCCAAAACCCACCTTCAACGCTCCGGCAGATGTCGCCGCGATCAAGGAAGTCGAGGAAATCCTCGCCACCGAACTCGATATCGACAAGGTGCTGCCACACTACGCCGACGATGCCACCGTGCTCGACCTGTTTGCCCCCGGCATCTTCCGGGGCAAGGCCGAAATCCGAGCCGGATTTGCGCCGCAACTGGGCGCGATCAAGTCGATGGAGAAGACCACGCCCGAAATGATCGTGGCGACCAACGGCACGTTCGGCTGCGCGGCAAGCCAGGTCGCCTATAACACCGTGATGAAGGACGGCACAAAGTTTGCCATGAATGTGCGCGTGCTCGATGCGTTCAAGAAGATCGATGGGAAGTGGCGCGTGGTGCAACAGCACCTGTCATTCCCGGTCGATCCCGCCACGATGAATGCGCTGACCAATGCACCGATCCAGGCGCGCACGCTGACCTGGTCGGCGCAGCCGCTCGCCCCGATTTCGACCACGCCGGAAAAGGCCAAGGCCGAAATCAAGGAGTTCATGGACGTTGGCGGCGCTTCGGTGGGGCTGGACAAGCTGATGAACTACTACGGACCCGGCGACGACACTCTGCTCTACGATGCGTTCAGCCCCAAGGCGGTGATCGGCAAAAAGGAAATTGCCGATTTCTATGCCCCGATCATGGGAAGCTATACCGGCATTTCACTGACGATGCCGATGTTCGAGGTCGATTCCGATGGCTCGTTCGGCGTGCAGATCGATACGCAGGAACTGACCCTGACGATGAAGGACGGATCGAAGCGCAATGTCGCACTGCGCCAGAGCGACTGCATGCGCCGCGTCGACGGCAAGTGGTACAGCTTCCTCGAAATGGTCTCATACGTCACCGACGCAAAGACGATGAAGGCGCAGATCACCCACTGA